A region of the Leptospira inadai serovar Lyme str. 10 genome:
AAAACGGAAAATACGATAAAAGGATCTTATCTTCGGTGACGAATAATCTTACGAATAAAACCAAACAAAATAGACCGAACGGCAGAGGCGATCTATCTTTTCTCCGTATCAAAAACAAGCCTATATGATACAGAAACGTAAGGAAAAAGATTCCCCCGAAAAACAAATCCATATCTCGGAATTGCGAGATTTCCTTTCTGAGTTCCTCCGAGTCGCCGAATCGAATCCCGTACCAAAGACCTCCGGTCCGATGATAAAAATTAGAAATTTCTAATGTAATCGATATTTCGGAAGAACTTTGATTCAATTCATGAAACGAAGGCCGGCTACCGGGGATGCTCGATTGTCGATCCGCGCCGGGAGTTCCCGAATTTAGAATCTTCTCGCCGTTTGCGTATAAAGTAAATGCTGTAGCCTGTCCCTTGGAATAAAAAGCGAATGCGTTGGAATGCTCAGGAAGAAGAAGCTTCAATTTCAGCGTACCGTAACCTGAACCGTTCCATGTCCCGGGTACGGTAAGCGAGCTCTTACTACCCGGTATCCTGTCCGAAGGGGACAAAAGACCGGGGTAGTATTCCCATTCGCCGTCCAAATCGATCAGCGGATGTTCGGCGACATTCCAATCCCTAAGATCTAAAATTCCGGCGACGGCCTTCGGGTGATAGAAAAGATTCTTTCGGCAGGAAGTAACGCAACTCCAAAGCAACAGAGACAAAAAGAGGAATTGAAACAGTCGAAAGATTTTAGCATTCCGACCATCGATTGGACCTAGTGTATTCAACGTTAAGTTCCCTGCGGTTTTCCGGGAACAATCCATAAAAATGCTCATAACGGTAAAGAGCGAAATTTTATTTCAAATCTATGATTTCCCGTCCGATCCGCGTCGCGATCATAAGCATATTCGGAAAGCTGTACTGTCAAGATAATTGTTCTGCTCGCCAAGAATCGGTTCGGTTTTTTCCTTTACCGGAGCTTCCTCTATCAGAAGCTTTCTCACATGCAAGAACGATCTTTAGCATCCATCTATTGCGGAGTTTTACTCTGCTCCTTTCTCTTTTCCTGCAACGATCAACTAAGAGGAAAGCCCACTCCGGCCATCCCCGAAATCGCGGGTCTTTATTTGAACGAAAAATCGACGGTTTGGGCCAAGGACAATAAATTAAAAATACAGATGCTCTGGATCAGAAGAACCGCGCAGGGGGAGCTGGAGTTCGTTAACGAAACGTTAACTCGACTGCAATTCAGTATGAGCGAGAATCGCGAAGAAATGAAGCTGCGCTCGGGGAAAATAATCACGAGTGGACGTGAGCTTTTATTCTTTGAATCGATATACAAGGAGCTCCAAAGACTCTACTCCGGCAAGAACACGGAGGATCCCAAAAATTGGGACGTAAAATCCTTCGGTCCCCTTATAAAAGTCAAGGAAGTGGGACGTCTATTAACGGAAGGTTCGGGAAGAAGTGCGGAAATCTCGGAAGATATGAACTCGATCCGATTCTCCAACGGAGAAGTATATAAAAGAATTGGAATGCCCCTTTTGGGAAGAATCAGCATTTCGACTCCGAAATATAAGAAAGTAATCGATAACGACATTGCCGGGGTCGTTTACTATCATTTGCCCCCAGGTACTTATCCGGGTAAGGACGGCAAAGAGTATGTCGCCGCCTTTTTTTCTTCCACGGAAAATCTCTCCAATGAGATGTCCGTTCTCATAGGAGACGCATCCGGATCGATCACCGAAGTCTTCGAATACGTGGCTATTATCGAGTTACGTCCAAAACTAGGCTCTAAGGAAATTTCCGTACCGCCCGCATTGAGTCCCGTTCTGCTGATAGGAACCGTGGATAAAAAAGCGATTTCCCAAAAAGAAGGGACAGAAGAGTTGATACGCAGATTAAAGCAGGATCCGAACGTTTCCAAGGAAGAGTTGATTCGGGAGTTGGAACGACTTAAGGCGAAATAACCGATTAAACATCGCAGAGGTCCTGCAACCTTTTCAGAAATTCCTTTCTTCCTTTACCGAGGGAGAGAAAAAATCGTTCGTCAAAGGCCTCGACCTGATGCACTGCCTCCTGCAATAGTTTTTGGCCTTCATTCGTAACTTCCACGAGTTTCGCTCTGGTGTCCGAGTTGTGTGCGAATCTGCGAACGAGTTTTTTTCTTTCTAACGTGCGTAGTACGGTCGAAGTCGTCATCGGGTCCGTTTTCGCTTGGTCGGAAATTCGAATTTGAGTCGTTTCCTCCTGGGAACACTGCAACCAGTAGGTTACGGCGAGCAATACGAATTGTGCGTGCGTAAGACCCAGAGGTTCGAGTATTTTTCGAATCTCCCTTTGCCAAAGATTGGAAACCTGCCAAAGCAAAAAGCCGGGGCTTTCCTCGGCTTTTTCGAATCCAAAAACTTCATCCTTCGACATCTACGCCCATCCGGTTCGCAATTTTCCGAAAATCAGTCTCGCCTATTTCCAAAATCCCGAAACGAAAGGGAAAGCCCCAAGATTTTTTATTCGGGATAAAATCAAGTTCGCTAACCATCGGAAGGATCTCGACTTCCCGAGCCTGACAAAAAGAAACTCTTCTTCGGAAAGGAATGAAATCGGGGCTCATCTGAAATGAAAAGATCCGTTCATCCGAAACTCTTCCGATGGCAGTAAACTTCCTGCACGCCTTTTTTTCCGCAAACGTTTCTTTGGAAGAATAGATCAGGACCCAATCCCCCTCCCTCATTCTTCGCAAAGGCGCTTTTTTACCGTGGCAAGCCTGAATGATCCCGTTTTCCTTCCCGGCGTTCGCGTGGTCTCTCGAAGCGACGACGATCCAGAATCGATTCATTTTTTTGCCTCTCTCACGAAATTCGCAAACGTAATTATTTCTTCGCTCATATTCTTGGCCTGCTCTTCTCCGATGATTTTTTTCCAGAGAAACGAAAGAGGTCCCCGAATGCTAAGCTCGATCCGAATATCCGTACCATTTTTCGTATCCTCAAAGAAATGCAGAAATTTCATTCTAGCTCCGAACAAATACGTTTCGTCGCCGAAGCTCCGAGGAGATTGCGCCTCTATGATTTTGACCTTAACTTTCGGACCGCCTTTCGGTTTTAATTCGAATTCCTTGCCCAGTGCCACGGGACCTTCGATTTTTGTCCAAAGAAGACCCGAGTCCCATTTAGGCCAATTCGAAATATCGGCTCTTGCGTCCCAAAGGTCTTTGGCGCTGACTCCCTGAACTCTCGTGTTATACTTGTATTCCCACATATGTTGCTCCTTAGTAAGCGTACTTACAATATATAAACAACACTTATAATAAGTATACATATTATCAACTCATTTTTTATATGCGTGCTTATTATTTTTTGTACTGCCGGAACGGGCAAAAGGAAATAAAAAAGGCGCCCTCCCAACCCCGGGAGGACGCCCACTTGTCGGTGGATTTAATTAACCTATTGGTTGCTTTTTGAATTGGACGCCATTTTCAAGAAATAGCCGTTTGTATCATACCAGGTCTGACCTAGATACAAAGCGTTGGTCGCCTCCAAATGGTCGATCCCGGTCGTCGTAATCGGATAGGACGGACCCCCTTTCCAAGTTCCCCACTGCTGAGACGAGGCAGGAACCACACCGTCATTACTGATGCTCTGTCCGTAAAAAGGAGCGCCGATCGCGCAAATCGGATAAATAAGCCCCATTGCAGGATGTTCGATTAAATCGGGAACCGTGATCGTCGATCCATACGAGAAATATTTTACGCCGGAAGCGTTCGGAGTCGAGCTATTAAAGGCAGTCGCTCCCGCAGTCGTAAGCAGTTTTAAGGCGGCTACCGCATTCTGATTCGATTCTCCGTAAACGAAGCCCACCACCGTATTCAGAACGGTCGCGACATACGGTAAAGCCCAGCTCGGGATTACGGTCAGAACTACGTTCGCGACAGGACTGCCGTAATGAGGAGTGTTTAAAGTCGTTAGAGTCGCGACTTTGCTAGCGAATCCGAGATTCGATACGAGATATCTCGCGTCCAATCCACCCTGCGAATGCCCGATAATGTGAACCTTGCCCGTGTAATTATTCGCAGCCATCGCGGTTTGAATTGCCGTTTTTAGCTGAGCGGCCCTTGCGGAGGAGGAACTCGTAGCCGTTACCGTGGGAGTTAATACGGTCGCACCTTGGGACTGAAGATAAGCGGCATTACCTCCCCAATAATCGATAATACCGGTTGATTTTCCCCAACCGAACAACCCGTGGGCTAATACAATCGGATAAGCTCCGGCTAACGGTTTACTCGAAGAACCTCCGCCCGATGCGTGAACGGCTCCCGACACCAAAAGCGTAAGTCCTATAATCCAAATCCTCAATACTCTAGACATTTTTAACCTCTTCTCTTTACTATTCATCACTATCTGCGGAAGATTCCCTCCAAGCTTCCCCTTCCGGAGAGGCATGCGAGAATTTCCTAATTTCTATTTTTAATTTCAAACTATCGTTACGGAATATATAAAGTATTATCCCAAACGTTCGTTATTAATATTTAAGAAGAACCGAATATTCACAGCCAGCCGCTCGGTTCGTAATTAAGTAGGTAGTTCTTTATAGTTAGTCGGAAAACCGTCAACTAAAGAATATTATAGAAAAGAGATTATTTCGAAGAAAAAAATTTTTCTATAACGATTGATATGTATGCAGGAAAGAAAAAGGCAAAGCCGGTAAGGAATATTTTGTTTTCATAATATTCCTAGCTCCGAAACAAGTGCATTCGATCCTCAACCGACTTCCTTGGCACGGGTCGAACCTGTAGCTACACCGTTAAGAACCCGTCACCTTATCCACAAGTCGGGTAAACCTCTATACTTTCATTTGGAAAAGTGAATACGTTCAGATATTGGGTGTTAGATGTAGCCGGAAGAAGAATTGATACCGTCAAATTTAGAGAGAAAGAGACACTCTGCTCAGAGGCTAGCGCTTTAAGCCAAATCGCCTACTGTATAAAATATTGGTCCGCCTAGACTTTTTGGTAAGATATGCGAAAACCATCCGATATAGTTAACTCCTAGATAATAGGAGAATGCTATGAGTAGCAAAGAGGAGCTTCGAGGAATTCCGTCCGGTCATCGGATGTGTCGTCCGACAAACCAGGAAAAGATTCAAGTCAAAAAAGAGAACAATTGTAGCCGACAATAAAACGAAAACAGTGAACGACGAAACGAGGGAATTCTATCATATGTCTTGGCGGGTCTGAGGTTTTGCATCCGGAGAGAGCAAGCCCTTTGCTTTCAAACGCTCCAACACTCTCTCCGCTATTTTCTTTCCCCACATTTCTCCGACTTGCATCGATTCTTGGGTAATTTGCGGGTTTTTTTCCAATAGCTTCTTGCCTACGGGTGAGTTATAGAACGCGGTGATCCCTTTGATTTCCTCGAGGGTAAAATACTTATCGTAGATCGGTATAATTAATTCCACCATATCTTCGCTCTTTAATTCCTTCCGAAAATCTTCCCAAAACTCTTCCGGAATTTGAGGCATTAGTTGTTTGAATCTGGAAATCATCTGCCCTACGACAAGCACTCCCATTTTTTCCGATCCTGAAGAGATGAGAAGTTGTCGTATTTCCTCCTTCTTTTCATCGATGGCTAGCAGCGGAAAACTGGAGAGCAGGAAAAGAAAAATTGCGAATAATAAACGACTCATACGTCCCCCAGGCTTGAATTCATTTTGGACTTAAATGAAGAGAATGTAAAGCGGTTTGTACGTTTAAACTTCGCAAGCCGTCCCACTTCTATTTTTTTTAAGACTATCGGATTTCAACGACGGAAACCGAAGGAAATTCCTTCCCGTTCGGTCGATCGCGATCGGGAAGAGAATGCGATTCCGTTTATGAACACAAGCAGAATTCGAAATTCGATCGAGTTTGGTCGATAAGCGAATTTTTAATAGGTTCCGTTTACGGTTTACAAATTACGAAATATGAAAATTCTACTCGCGAAATTGGTTTCGACACTAGTTCAGAGAAATTTTTATTTACAAAATCGCTTCGCGCGGATAGAATCCGAGTGCGGTCGAGCATACGGGTTCAGATGAAAAAATTACTTATTTTACTTTTCGCTCTGTACATCCCCGCTTTCTTGATGAACGCGAAATTCAATCGCAATCTGAACGTTCTGATAAACGAAAAAAATCAGACGGTCGCCTCTATTCCGGAAAAAAGTTTCGAGTCTAATTTATCCGCTTTTCCCAAAGTCGGGTTCGGTTCCGAGATTTTTCTAACTTATAAGCCGCAACTAGCCTTTCTGACCACCGAGTTCTGCGATGATACGCTTTCCTACGACCTTCTTACGATTCAGTTTCAATTCTTAGACCTTCCCCCGCCTCGATCCTTACAGGGATAACGATCCGCTTATACCTATTCTTGCCCGCCGAATGCCGCGTGGTGCTTTCCAAAGCTTCGGAGTTATTTTCGAGGCTTGAAGATTAGAATCCTATAGCGGATTGTCTTATCAATCGCATAAGCGAAATCGTTTTCGACAATTTCTTTTTCAGCGAGTCCGAGTTATGCGAGGAGCAAGCCAAGATTTTTTTCAAAAGGAAAGATTAGCATGGCTCGAAGGAACCTTTCGCAGATTCGACCCCTTCATCGGTGGACTTCCATTTTTTCCCCCGCGTTCTACGCGGGGATCTTTTTTACGAGTTTAGCCGAGTAAAATCCTGGGACGCTTTCGAAGTTCGTTTGAATTCAACGTCCTGCGCGTTTACGCATATTGGGATCTAGAATCTTTTTCCGCAGTCTCATGCTGAGCGGGGTCACTTCCAATAACTCGTCGTCATCCAAAAATTCGATATTTTGCTCCAAGCTAAAACGGCGAGGCGGTACTAGACGGATCGCTTCATCCGCACCGGAGGATCGAACGTTAGTAAGTTTCTTCTCGCGAACCGGATTCACTTCCAAATCGTTTTCGCGAGAGTGAATTCCGATGATCATTCCGGGATAAACGGAAGTTTGAGGGTCGATTAACAATTCCCCCCTTTCCTGAATCTTCCAAAGAGCGTAGCCGGTCGTATCTCCCGAATCCATGGAAATCAAAGCTCCGTTTTTACGTCCGGGAATCTCTCCCTTATAAAGATCGAAACGGAGGAAACGGCTGGACATAACCCCCTCTCCCTTCGTTTCCGTAACGAAATATCCCCGGAATCCGATAATACCCCGAGTAGGGATTACGAATTCGACGCGAGTCATACCGGAAGTATGCGCGTCCATTAACTGGAGCTCGCCTTTTCTGCGGTTCAGTTCGGCGATGATGCTCCCGGTAAATTGATCGGGAAGGTCCATTACAAGATACTCATACGGTTCGAGTTTCTCACCGTTTTCGCCTTTCTTAATGATAACTTCCGGGCGGGAAACCTGCAGTTCGAATCCTTCCCGGCGCATGGTCTCGATCAATATAGAGAGATGGAGTTCTCCCCGACCGAGAACCTTAAATCGATCCTTATCTTCCGTTTCTTCCAAACGCATCGCGACGTTCGTTTCGAGTTCTCGATCCAATCTTTCGCGGATATTTCGAGTCGTTACGAACTTCCCTTCCTTACTTGCAAAGGGAGAATTATTAACCATGAAATACATGGAGACGGTCGGCTCCTCCACTTCGATTGCCGGCATCGGAGCGGGTTTTCCCGGTTCGCAAACGGTATCTCCGATGAACACATCGGGTAAACCTGCGATCGACACGATATCTCCCGCTTCCGCAAAATCGATCTCGTTCCGTTTTAGTCCTTCAAAGTTATATAATTTCGTAACTTTTAATATTTGAGTCTCGTCCCTTCCGTTCGTTTTGGGAGAAAGCTGGATCACATTCATCCCTTTTTGCAATTTTCCGTTGTAGATCTTACCGATCGCGATCCTTCCCACGTAATCGTTGTAGTCCAAGGATGTGACTTGAAATTGCAGAGGAGCATTAATGCTCGCTTTTACGGGAGGAACATGCTCGAGAACCATATCCAATAACGGATCCAAGTTTTTTCCCGGAGCGTCTTCCAGTTTGCGGACCGCCCATCCTTGTTTAGCCGAAGCGTAAATAATCGGAAAATCCAATTGTTCGTCGGTCGCACCTAAATCGCTAAAGAGGTCGAACGCCATATCGACGACTGCAGATGGTCTAGCCCCATCCCGATCGATTTTGTTAATTACCAAAATGGGC
Encoded here:
- a CDS encoding DUF2059 domain-containing protein; protein product: MSRLLFAIFLFLLSSFPLLAIDEKKEEIRQLLISSGSEKMGVLVVGQMISRFKQLMPQIPEEFWEDFRKELKSEDMVELIIPIYDKYFTLEEIKGITAFYNSPVGKKLLEKNPQITQESMQVGEMWGKKIAERVLERLKAKGLLSPDAKPQTRQDI
- a CDS encoding LIC12353 family lipoprotein; translated protein: MQERSLASIYCGVLLCSFLFSCNDQLRGKPTPAIPEIAGLYLNEKSTVWAKDNKLKIQMLWIRRTAQGELEFVNETLTRLQFSMSENREEMKLRSGKIITSGRELLFFESIYKELQRLYSGKNTEDPKNWDVKSFGPLIKVKEVGRLLTEGSGRSAEISEDMNSIRFSNGEVYKRIGMPLLGRISISTPKYKKVIDNDIAGVVYYHLPPGTYPGKDGKEYVAAFFSSTENLSNEMSVLIGDASGSITEVFEYVAIIELRPKLGSKEISVPPALSPVLLIGTVDKKAISQKEGTEELIRRLKQDPNVSKEELIRELERLKAK
- a CDS encoding MarR family winged helix-turn-helix transcriptional regulator, coding for MSKDEVFGFEKAEESPGFLLWQVSNLWQREIRKILEPLGLTHAQFVLLAVTYWLQCSQEETTQIRISDQAKTDPMTTSTVLRTLERKKLVRRFAHNSDTRAKLVEVTNEGQKLLQEAVHQVEAFDERFFLSLGKGRKEFLKRLQDLCDV
- the typA gene encoding translational GTPase TypA, whose protein sequence is MEIRNIAIIAHVDHGKTTLLDGILRQTGAVTAKEDGERIMDSNDLEKEKGITIKAKNTAVVYKGTRINIVDTPGHADFGGEVERVLSTADSCLLLVDAFDGPMPQTRFVLGKSLQLGHKPILVINKIDRDGARPSAVVDMAFDLFSDLGATDEQLDFPIIYASAKQGWAVRKLEDAPGKNLDPLLDMVLEHVPPVKASINAPLQFQVTSLDYNDYVGRIAIGKIYNGKLQKGMNVIQLSPKTNGRDETQILKVTKLYNFEGLKRNEIDFAEAGDIVSIAGLPDVFIGDTVCEPGKPAPMPAIEVEEPTVSMYFMVNNSPFASKEGKFVTTRNIRERLDRELETNVAMRLEETEDKDRFKVLGRGELHLSILIETMRREGFELQVSRPEVIIKKGENGEKLEPYEYLVMDLPDQFTGSIIAELNRRKGELQLMDAHTSGMTRVEFVIPTRGIIGFRGYFVTETKGEGVMSSRFLRFDLYKGEIPGRKNGALISMDSGDTTGYALWKIQERGELLIDPQTSVYPGMIIGIHSRENDLEVNPVREKKLTNVRSSGADEAIRLVPPRRFSLEQNIEFLDDDELLEVTPLSMRLRKKILDPNMRKRAGR
- a CDS encoding esterase/lipase family protein, coding for MSRVLRIWIIGLTLLVSGAVHASGGGSSSKPLAGAYPIVLAHGLFGWGKSTGIIDYWGGNAAYLQSQGATVLTPTVTATSSSSARAAQLKTAIQTAMAANNYTGKVHIIGHSQGGLDARYLVSNLGFASKVATLTTLNTPHYGSPVANVVLTVIPSWALPYVATVLNTVVGFVYGESNQNAVAALKLLTTAGATAFNSSTPNASGVKYFSYGSTITVPDLIEHPAMGLIYPICAIGAPFYGQSISNDGVVPASSQQWGTWKGGPSYPITTTGIDHLEATNALYLGQTWYDTNGYFLKMASNSKSNQ
- a CDS encoding EVE domain-containing protein; protein product: MNRFWIVVASRDHANAGKENGIIQACHGKKAPLRRMREGDWVLIYSSKETFAEKKACRKFTAIGRVSDERIFSFQMSPDFIPFRRRVSFCQAREVEILPMVSELDFIPNKKSWGFPFRFGILEIGETDFRKIANRMGVDVEG
- a CDS encoding polyketide cyclase, producing MWEYKYNTRVQGVSAKDLWDARADISNWPKWDSGLLWTKIEGPVALGKEFELKPKGGPKVKVKIIEAQSPRSFGDETYLFGARMKFLHFFEDTKNGTDIRIELSIRGPLSFLWKKIIGEEQAKNMSEEIITFANFVREAKK